Proteins encoded within one genomic window of Flavobacterium gilvum:
- the istB gene encoding IS21-like element helper ATPase IstB: MNESTVTKMRQMKLYGMFNAFKTAIESGRTDHYTLDQFVSMIIDAEWDERHNRRIERSIKNAKFHYKSNIENVNFDVSRNLDRNTVLRLAECEFVEKNENILITGSTGVGKSYLGTALGYQACIHGYKVSYFNTSKLFAKLKMAKADGSYLRELAKIERQDVIILDDFGLQALDSQNRITLLEIIEDRHNNGSIIVTSQIPVQGWYDIIGEKTIADAILDRLIHQAHRLELHGESMRKKRGINKE; the protein is encoded by the coding sequence ATGAATGAATCCACAGTAACAAAAATGAGACAAATGAAACTTTACGGAATGTTTAATGCTTTTAAAACAGCGATTGAAAGCGGAAGAACAGACCACTACACACTCGATCAATTTGTATCGATGATTATTGATGCTGAATGGGACGAAAGGCACAATCGTCGTATAGAACGCAGTATAAAGAATGCTAAATTCCATTACAAATCAAATATTGAAAATGTCAATTTTGATGTATCCCGCAATCTTGACCGGAATACAGTTCTTCGTCTGGCAGAATGCGAATTTGTTGAAAAAAATGAAAACATCTTAATCACAGGAAGTACAGGTGTAGGCAAAAGTTATTTAGGTACCGCATTGGGTTACCAAGCCTGTATTCATGGCTATAAAGTAAGCTATTTTAATACTTCGAAGCTGTTTGCTAAATTAAAAATGGCCAAAGCAGATGGTTCTTACCTAAGAGAACTTGCCAAAATTGAAAGGCAAGACGTTATCATACTTGACGATTTTGGACTCCAGGCATTAGATAGTCAAAACCGAATTACACTTTTGGAGATTATTGAAGACAGGCATAATAACGGTTCTATAATTGTTACATCGCAAATTCCTGTACAAGGTTGGTATGATATAATTGGCGAAAAAACTATAGCTGACGCAATTTTGGATAGACTTATACATCAAGCCCACAGACTCGAATTGCATGGGGAATCTATGAGAAAGAAAAGAGGAATAAACAAGGAATAA
- a CDS encoding DUF262 domain-containing protein: MDNSIGLFSISELLGKNFFIPSYQRGYRWSEVQIKDLLNDIYSFAIKPNKAEKEFYCLQPIVIKKCTDETKVNNELKSDFDDNQWYEVIDGQQRLTTIRILLSYLVNELYPGKTLYEKHRKHLYKVEYETRKGCADFIDDFTESDDTIDFYFISEARKIIHEWFETSAHIKDPQKAKEKIRNTLIYSKEDQDQEGVVQIIWYEIYDEGKSSSIDTFIRINLGKIPLM, encoded by the coding sequence ATGGATAATAGTATAGGTTTATTCTCAATCAGTGAATTGCTGGGTAAAAATTTTTTCATTCCTTCTTACCAACGAGGTTACAGATGGTCTGAAGTACAGATTAAAGATTTATTAAATGACATTTACAGTTTTGCCATCAAACCCAATAAAGCTGAAAAGGAATTTTATTGTCTTCAACCAATAGTCATAAAAAAATGTACGGACGAAACAAAAGTTAACAACGAATTGAAAAGTGATTTTGATGATAACCAATGGTACGAAGTTATTGATGGTCAACAAAGACTTACGACGATAAGAATTTTGTTATCTTATCTGGTAAATGAACTTTATCCAGGAAAAACACTTTATGAAAAACACCGAAAGCACCTGTATAAAGTTGAATATGAAACTCGTAAAGGTTGCGCTGATTTTATAGATGACTTCACTGAAAGCGATGATACAATAGATTTTTATTTCATTTCCGAAGCACGAAAAATAATTCACGAATGGTTCGAAACGTCTGCTCATATAAAAGATCCACAGAAAGCAAAGGAAAAAATAAGGAATACGTTAATTTATAGCAAAGAAGATCAAGATCAGGAAGGTGTCGTACAAATTATCTGGTATGAAATCTATGATGAAGGGAAAAGCAGCTCAATAGACACTTTTATACGTATTAATCTGGGAAAAATACCTTTAATGTAA